From the genome of Papaver somniferum cultivar HN1 chromosome 2, ASM357369v1, whole genome shotgun sequence, one region includes:
- the LOC113348580 gene encoding calcium-dependent protein kinase 2-like, with protein sequence MGHCFSKKEYNGPGDGKGGGGYRPGGGIAAGGQNERPNHEHVVHQARPAQQPRQQNPVPVKPSTLNSNHNRPLQTPDTILGKPFEDVKNHYSLGKELGRGQFGVTYLCTEHSTGHTYACKSISKRKLVSKSDKDDVKREIQLMQHLSGQPNIVEFKGAYEDKYSVHLVMELCAGGELFDRIIAKGHYSERAAATICRSIVNVVHICHFMGVMHRDLKPENFLLASKDENAMLKATDFGLSVFIEEGKVYRDIVGSAYYVAPEVLRRSYGKEIDVWSAGVILYILLSGVPPFWAENEKGIFEAVLQGDIDFESAPWPSISYSAKDLVKKMLTQDPRKRITSAQVLEHPWLKEGGEASDKPIDSAVLSRMKQFRAMNKLKQLALKVIAENLSEEEIKGLKSMFTNMDTDKSGTITYEELKLGLARLGSKLTETEVKQLMDAADVDGNGTIDYIEFITATMHRHKIERDDHLYKAFQHFDADNSGFITRDELEKAMKEYGMGDEESIREIISEVDADNDGRINYEEFCAMMRGGSQQPAVKLI encoded by the exons ATGGGTCATTGTTTCAGCAAAAAGGAGTATAATGGACCAGGTGATGGTAAAGGAGGAGGAGGGTACAGACCAGGAGGTGGAATTGCAGCAGGAGGACAGAATGAAAGACCTAATCATGAACATGTGGTTCATCAAGCTAGACCTGCTCAGCAACCAAGACAACAGAATCCAGTGCCAGTGAAGCCATCTACATTGAATTCAAATCATAACAGGCCTCTTCAGACACCTGATACTATACTTGGTAAGCCATTTGAAGATGTTAAGAACCATTATAGTCTTGGTAAAGAATTGGGTAGAGGTCAATTTGGGGTTACTTATTTATGTACTGAGCATTCAACTGGTCATACTTATGCTTGCAAATCAATTTCCAAGAGGAAACTTGTTAGCAAAAGTGATAAAGATGATGTCAAGAGAGAGATTCAGCTGATGCAACATCTTAGTGGACAACCTAATATTGTTGAGTTTAAAGGGGCTTATGAGGATAAATACTCTGTTCATTTGGTAATGGAGCTTTGTGCTGGTGGTGAACTGTTTGATAGAATTATTGCGAAAGGTCATTACTCAGAAAGGGCAGCTGCAACCATCTGTAGGTCTATTGTGAATGTTGTGCATATCTGTCATTTCATGGGTGTGATGCATAGAGATCTCAAGCCTGAGAATTTCTTGCTGGCAAGTAAGGATGAGAATGCCATGTTAAAAGCTACTGATTTTGGGCTTTCGGTATTCATTGAGGAAG GCAAAGTGTATCGGGATATCGTAGGGAGTGCGTATTATGTTGCTCCTGAAGTACTACGTCGTAGCTATGGGAAAGAGATAGATGTTTGGAGTGcgggagttatcttgtatattctTCTCAGTGGAGTACCTCCTTTTTGGGCTG AGAATGAGAAGGGAATATTTGAAGCTGTACTACAAGGTGATATCGATTTCGAAAGTGCACCCTGGCCTAGTATATCATACAGCGCCAAAGATCTCGTCAAAAAGATGCTAACTCAGGACCCAAGAAAACGAATTACTTCTGCACAGGTTCTTG AACACCCATGGCTCAAAGAAGGTGGGGAAGCATCAGACAAGCCAATTGACAGCGCAGTGCTTTCCAGGATGAAGCAATTTAGGGCAATGAATAAGCTCAAGCAGCTTGCACTAAAG GTAATTGCTGAAAATCTTTCCGAAGAAGAAATTAAAGGTCTCAAATCAATGTTCACGAACATGGACACTGACAAAAGTGGGACAATAACATACGAAGAGCTGAAGTTGGGATTGGCGCGACTTGGGTCAAAGCTCACAGAAACTGAAGTCAAGCAGCTGATGGATGCT GCTGATGTGGATGGAAATGGGACAATTGATTATATCGAGTTTATTACTGCTACAATGCACAGACACAAGATAGAAAGAGATGACCATCTTTACAAAGCCTTCCAGCATTTCGATGCAGATAATAGTGG GTTTATCACAAGAGATGAGTTGGAAAAGGCCATGAAGGAGTATGGAATGGGTGATGAAGAGAGTATAAGGGAAATAATATCAGAAGTCGATGCAGATAAT GATGGGAGAATTAATTATGAGGAGTTCTGTGCTATGATGAGAGGTGGCTCACAGCAACCTGCAGTGAAACTCATTTAG
- the LOC113348578 gene encoding aconitate hydratase, cytoplasmic-like, which produces MYSSLSGPLAARFRFSTSSASYLCRSLAGSSSHSTISSPSSPSLTSSRSLSFATAFRSFRSSNPRWSHGYDWRSPVSLRAQIRSAAPLLERFQRKMTTMATENAFKGLLTSLPKPGGGEFGKYYSLTALNDPRVDKLPYSIKILLESAIRNCDNFQVTKADVEKIIDWENSSPKQVEIPFKPARVLLQDFTGVPAVVDLACMRDAMNSLGSDSNKINPLVPVDLVIDHSVQVDVTRSENAVVDNMKIEFERNKERFAFLKWGSTAFRNMLVVPPGSGIVHQVNLEYLGRVVFNSDGMLYPDSVVGTDSHTTMIDGLGVAGWGVGGIEAEAAMLGQPMSMVLPGVVGFKLSGKLKNGVTATDLVLTATQMLRKHGVVGKFVEFYGDGMSELSLADRATIANMSPEYGATMGFFPVDHVTLQYLKLTGRSDETVSMVEAYLRANKMFIDYNEPQIERAYSSYLQLDLDDVEPCVSGPKRPHDRVPLKEMKADWHSCLDNKVGFKGFAVPKETQDKVAKFTFRGEPAELKHGSVVIAAITSCTNTSNPSVMLGAALVAKKASELGLQVKPWVKTSLAPGSGVATKYLLESGLQKYLNQQGFHIVGYGCTTCIGNSGDLDESVAAAITENDIVASAVLSGNRNFEGRVHALTRANYLASPPLVVAYALAGTVDIDFEKEPIGTGKDGKSVYFRDIWPTSEEIAEVVQSCVLPEMFKSTYESITTGNPMWNDLPVPKTSLCSWDPTSTYIHEPPYFKGMTMDPPGPHGVKDAYCLLNFGDSITTDHISPAGSIHKDSPAAKYLLERGVEHKHFNSYGSRRGNDEVMARGTFANIRIVNKLLKGEVGPKTVHIPSGEKLYVFDAAQRYKEAGQATIIIAGAEYGSGSSRDWAAKGPMLLGVKSVIAKSFERIHRSNLVGMGIIPLCFKDGEDADTLGLTGHERYTIDLPSKVSEIKPGQDVTVKTDTGKSFVCKARFDTEVELAYFDHGGILPYVIRNLIKQE; this is translated from the exons ATGTATTCGTCTTTGTCTGGTCCGTTAGCTGCTAGGTTTAGGTTTTCGACATCATCAGCTTCTTATCTATGTAGAAGTTTAGCTGGTTCATCATCTCATTCTACTATTTCTTCGCCTTCTTCTCCATCATTGACTAGTTCTCGATCTTTGAGTTTTGCAACTGCTTTTCGATCTTTTAGATCTTCGAATCCTAGATGGAGTCACGGTTATGATTGGAGATCTCCTGTGAGTCTTAGGGCTCAAATCAGAAGTGCTGCTCCTTTGCTTGAACGATTTCAAAGGAAGATGACTACCATGG CTACTGAGAATGCGTTTAAGGGGCTCTTAACCAGTCTTCCAAAGCCTGGTGGTGGCGAGTTTGGGAAATATTACAGTCTCACTGCACTAAATGACCCAAGGGTTG ATAAGCTGCCATATTCCATAAAGATTCTTCTTGAGTCTGCCATACGTAACTGTGACAACTTTCAAGTCACGAAAGCAGATGTCGAGAAGATTATAGATTGGGAGAACTCTTCTCCTAAGCAAGTTGAAATTCCCTTCAAACCTGCTCGTGTTCTTTTGCAG GATTTCACTGGTGTACCAGCTGTTGTTGACCTTGCTTGCATGCGTGATGCAATGAACAGTCTAGGAAGTGACTCTAATAAGATCAACCCTTTG GTCCCAGTAGATCTTGTCATTGATCACTCCGTTCAGGTCGATGTCACAAGATCAGAAAATGCCGTGGTGGATAATATGAAGATTGAATTTGAGCGGAACAAGGAAAGATTTGCTTTTCTTAAATGGGGATCTACTGCTTTCCGTAATATGCTCGTTGTTCCTCCAGGATCTGGCATTGTGCATCAG GTGAATCTGGAATACCTTGGACGGGTTGTTTTCAACAGTGATGGCATGCTATACCCTGATAGTGTGGTGGGAACTGATTCCCACACCACTATGATTGATGGATTAGGAGTTGCTGGTTGGGGAGTTGGAGGTATTGAAGCAGAGGCAGCAATGCTTGGGCAGCCCATGAGCATGGTGTTACCTGGTGTCGTTGGGTTTAAGCTTTCCGGTAAATTGAAGAACGGTGTTACAGCTACAGACTTGGTTTTAACCGCTACACAGATGTTAAGGAAGCATGGTGTTGTTGGCAAGTTTGTTGAGTTCTATG GTGATGGTATGAGTGAACTGTCATTGGCTGATCGTGCCACTATTGCGAATATGTCTCCCGAGTATGGAGCAACCATGGGTTTTTTCCCAGTTGATCATGTAACCTTGCAATATCTCAAATTAACAGGAAGAAGTGACGAAACA GTGTCTATGGTAGAAGCTTATCTGCGTGCAAACAAAATGTTCATTGATTACAATGAG CCTCAAATAGAAAGAGCTTACTCTTCATATCTACAATTGGACCTTGACGATGTTGAGCCCTGTGTTTCAGGACCAAAGAG acctcatgatcgtgttcctTTGAAGGAAATGAAGGCAGATTGGCATTCttgtttggataacaaagttgGATTCAAG GGATTTGCTGTGCCAAAAGAAACTCAGGACAAAGTTGCAAAGTTTACTTTCCGTGGAGAGCCTGCAGAGCTCAAACATGGTAGTGTTGTGATAGCTGCCATTACAAGTTGTACAAATACTTCTAACCCCAGCGTCATGTTAGGGGCAGCTTTGGTTGCCAAAAAGGCCTCTGAATTAGGTCTACAG GTTAAACCATGGGTGAAAACAAGTCTTGCCCCAGGTTCTGGAGTTGCTACAAAGTATCTGCTCGAGAG TGGCTTGCAGAAGTATTTGAACCAGCAGGGATTTCATATTGTTGGATACGGTTGCACAACTTGTATAGGAAATTCCGGGGATCTGGATGAATCAGTTGCTGCTGCAATTACAGAAAATG aCATTGTTGCATCAGCCGTTCTATCCGGAAATCGGAACTTTGAGGGTCGTGTGCATGCCTTGACACGAGCAAACTATCTTGCATCACCTCCTTTAGTCGTCGCATACGCCCTTGCTGGGACG GTTGACATTGATTTTGAAAAGGAACCAATCGGTACAGGGAAGGATGGTAAGAGCGTTTATTTCAGAGATATCTGGCCAACCTCTGAGGAAATTGCTGAG GTTGTTCAATCCTGTGTATTGCCTGAAATGTTTAAGAGCACTTATGAGTCTATCACGACGGGCAACCCTATGTGGAATGATCTACCAGTGCCTAAAACAAGTCTCTGCTCATGGGATCCCACCTCAACCTACATTCATGAACCCCCATACTTCAAGGGCATGACAATGGATCCACCAGGTCCTCATGGAGTAAAGGATGCTTATTGCTTGCTAAATTTCGGTGACAGTATCACTACTGATCACATTTCTCCTGCTGGGAGCATCCACAAAGATAGCCCTGCAGCGAAGTATCTCCTTGAGCGAGGTGTGGAACACAAGCACTTCAATTCTTACGGAAGTCGACGTGGAAATGATGAGGTGATGGCTAGGGGAACCTTTGCTAATATTCGCATTGTCAACAAGCTCTTGAAGGGAGAAGTTGGCCCAAAGACGGTTCATATTCCAAGTGGGGAGAAACTTTATGTGTTCGATGCAGCTCAG AGATACAAAGAAGCGGGTCAAGCCACTATTATCATTGCCGGAGCAGAGTACGGAAGTGGAAGCTCCCGAGATTGGGCTGCCAAGGGTCCAATGTTGCTG GGCGTAAAATCAGTAATCGCCAAGAGCTTCGAGAGGATTCATCGCAGTAATTTGGTAGGAATGGGCATTATCCCTCTCTGCTTTAAAGATGGTGAGGATGCAGACACTTTGGGTCTTACTGGTCACGAGCGTTACACTATTGATCTTCCAAGCAAAGTTAGTGAAATCAAGCCTGGTCAAGATGTTACCGTCAAAACTGATACTGGCAAGTCATTCGTCTGCAAAGCCCGGTTTGACACAGAG GTGGAGTTGGCATACTTCGATCATGGAGGCATTCTTCCATATGTCATCAGAAATCTGATTAAGCAAGAGTAG
- the LOC113348579 gene encoding uncharacterized protein LOC113348579 gives MGYTTLQNHAMASFQGIPSHTQTDIPPISNAQIAGSSPNISYHTGQTPSPFPIIPGHPPNSFMPMMYWPHPNAFQSCPFPSSYGYRSFPQSSNYMTLPPQPFYGHPFMTRTVKRTEKKDAALLVETKSNSDSSSSIEPKEA, from the coding sequence ATGGGATACACCACTCTTCAAAATCATGCAATGGCATCATTTCAAGGCATACCATCTCACACTCAAACAGATATTCCACCAATATCAAATGCCCAAATTGCAGGTTCTAGTCCTAACATCTCTTACCATACTGGTCAAACACCATCTCCTTTTCCGATAATTCCAGGGCACCCACCAAACTCATTCATGCCAATGATGTATTGGCCACACCCAAATGCATTTCAATCTTGTCCCTTTCCATCCTCATATGGGTACAGATCCTTTCCTCAATCGTCTAATTACATGACTCTTCCTCCTCAACCTTTTTATGGACACCCTTTCATGACTCGCACAGTAAAAAGAACTGAGAAGAAAGATGCAGCACTCCTGGTGGAAACTAAGAGTAATTCTGACAGTTCAAGCAGTATTGAACCGAAGGAAGCTTAA